ttttgtatttataataattaattatattaatctctgaaattttgaattattttaaataatattatgcttcataaattattttacatattacacttggttaaattattttagataaatttccaaatcaTTACAATTAATGTTATCTACCTttacatttacacattcTTCTCATTGCAATGCTCTTTTGCTAGTAGTATCCTCATATTCGTTAGTGGATAACCACGCTGATGACCTgagtatttataataattaataccATTCTTGTCAGTATGTTCAATGCAtgttttatcatattttaatttgtgattattccatttatttTGTATCATTATTCAATGAGTAGAAGTAATTGTAGTGAGATTCTCCTATATAACAtgaaaaatgaattaatacTGGATTATTATGTTTGCAAGTAttgatgtatatattattaacaGTATCAATTGGAAACTTAGCAGCAGcatcatcaaattcaattgtataattgaaaattttgattataacaattttatttggataGATCAATCTATATCGATCTGGGAATAAAtaagtatataaaatatttatcatcgGTTTTTACAGATGTAGTCAATTTAGATACAATAGTATCATCagtataaatatcatatagCTTAATCAATATAGATTTATTTGGACATTTAAACACAATGTTTATCATTGTGGATTATTATTCAGATGACTTAATAGGcacatatttttttagGACACAATTCCCACAATATTTCATCCACACTACCTTGTGCAATAACTTCAGACGAACAATCATCCACCATGTAAACGATTTCGTTGGAATCTTCcttataaatacataattcaTACTTTTCAATCTATAATTTGCCCATGTTTTAGTAATGGGATTTGGTgagtaataataatgttcAAAAGTTTATGAGTCTCAATTCAATTATGGCCAGATTGCTGTTATCTTTACAAGTAGAAAGATGTATATAGGTTATCATTAGGTAGGCTATTGGCGGTATTGCATTGCCAACTCTTAATGCTTGGCCATTAAATATGCAATGCTATCAGTTTCTGATGATAATGAACATTTTTATCGATGTCTTagaaatatgatataaattaaacttATAAGTATCATTAATGGAATTGATTTCATATGATTCACTAGTAAGACCCAATTAtgttttattataaaatgaaACCTGCTTCTCTTTAGATTGGTTCACCATATAATACGTTTTGACTTTCTCGTAAAAAGTTAAGCATGTATCCCTTCTTAAACACGAATTTTCTCACTGCCAGCATTTCTCAAATGAGTAACTTTAGATTTATCATCCAAGGTctcaataatattattctGTGATAACACTTGTGCAGATGGGTTATGAGCACCATCATTTACCTCATACACAGGTTGAGTCCCAACTTGTACAGCTTTTCCATCCTCCTCTACTTCGGCCAATGAATTATCACGCGATTCATGATCTACAGACTCAATTGGAACTTCAGTTTTATAATCGAATAATTCAACTGGAGTAACTACCTTTATCgatttaatttgttcaacGACTCTGTTTGAATAAACTTCAATCGCAATATTTAATCCTTTTGTTACATATGATGTCTTCAAATGCTCGATATTACTTTCATCAATGTTTTTATCCAAATCTTGTAAAACATCATTTATTCCCGATTTACTTAATTCAGTGTAGTATTTTAGACCACTCGAATCCTCAACATTATATCCAGTTTCTGCAGtgacataattatataatttattagttttaCTATCCAAAGTATAGTAGTAAAATCTTCTGTATGGACGATCCTTATCtgaaataaattcaaataaaatcGGTTTATCATCATATGTTATTACATCGATTTTTGTTATAGATGTTACAGGCAATGTATCATCATCAAACTCGAATTTATAACCtccaaattcaattgtCTTTATCTTAGTCGGACTAgtcaaatatttgccaTAACCTTCCGTGTAAAAAAGGTTAGATTCATAGAGGCCATTTGATGGAGAACcatgtatatatgataCGATTGAAACAGTCAATGCGATAGTTGTTACTGtcatattaataaataaaattcctatacacaaattacacaataatattattagcTGAGgatgaattatatttggtTAGGGAAGTTTGCTcgttattacaattttgggAAGTTGTTGGCGATTAATACAACGTTTTCTTATGGCTTACAAACTATTAAAACAGTTATAATATGAACAACCCAAATATAAAAGGTGCACGCAGTAGAATCCATGGGTGCAGTTGTGGAAAAGGTGCACACAATAGAATCCAAGGGTGCAGTTGTGGATAATGGGGTCTGATATGATGAGGAACAACGGTACCATTAACTTTGCATTGAATAGATAATACAGCAATAATGACACACCGAGGAATATGAAAACCAAACTTTCATTTAATGAGCCATCCAACAAAGAATTATAGATAAAGtgtgaaaataaatattgtacatatacatattgcttggaaaaataaaaaacatTACATCTATACTGAAATAAAGAATTAGTATGTATTTATTGacctaaaaaatttaaatatgtgtGGAATCTGGGTCTATCTTCATAAACTCTCGAAACCCCCTTCGCTCAGTTATGGAGATATATACAATGCATTTATGAGCTTAAGCCCAAGAGGCCCTGAACgatcaaatttttacaaaatcaGTAAATATGGATTGTATATTGGATTTCATAGACTTGGAATTATAGAACCAATAGTCAAAGCTGATCAACctataatttatgaatcagaagataaatttatttactcAATATGCAATGGagaaatttataatttcaaagaATTGCAGAAAAGATACGATATTTCGGTGGAAACACAATCAGATTGtgacatatttatacagaTATATCAGCTTATTGGATTTAACGCATTGGTGAAAGAGTTAATTGGAGAGTTTGCATTGTGCATATgtgatattgataaaaaaacACGGCGagtcaaattatttgtatccAGAGATCCGGCTGGCATTAGaccattatatataactgGAAACGAAGATGAGATTGTTTTAACATCTGAATTGAAGGGATCTCCATTCTTAAAACGGGGGTATAAAGTTATGCAGTTTCCACCAAGATATTGTATTGAATTTAGTAACGAATGtagtaatttatttgatgttCCATTCAAAAAAGCGttcaattatattgattttaaaaaaattgaaattgggTTAAATGATGAGGAAATTGTAAAGGTTCAAATTAGAGAAACTTTAAGTGATGCTGTGCGCTGTAGATTATTTACTGATAGGCCCTTGGCCTGTTTGTTGTCTGGGGGATTGGATAGTAGTATAGTTGCAagtatatcatcaaaatatttcaaagaCAATAATGCTGTATTGAATACATACAGTATTGGAATGCCAGACTCAACCGATGAATATTATGCCAAATTGGTTGCCAATTACATTGGGAGTAATCACACTCACTTGACAATAAAAGAGAGCGAGTGGCTTGAGATCATTCCAAAGGTGGTATTTGTAACTGAGACTTATGACGTTACCACAATTAGAGCAACGGTCGGCCAATATTTAATCTCCAAATGGATATCCGAA
The DNA window shown above is from Babesia microti strain RI chromosome III, complete genome and carries:
- a CDS encoding BMN2 family protein (overlaps_old_locusTagID:BBM_III04855) yields the protein MTVTTIALTVSIVSYIHGSPSNGLYESNLFYTEGYGKYLTSPTKIKTIEFGGYKFEFDDDTLPVTSITKIDVITYDDKPILFEFISDKDRPYRRFYYYTLDSKTNKLYNYVTAETGYNVEDSSGLKYYTELSKSGINDVLQDLDKNIDESNIEHLKTSYVTKGLNIAIEVYSNRVVEQIKSIKVVTPVELFDYKTEVPIESVDHESRDNSLAEVEEDGKAVQVGTQPVYEVNDGAHNPSAQVLSQNNIIETLDDKSKVTHLRNAGSEKIRV
- a CDS encoding asparagine synthase (glutamine-hydrolysing) (overlaps_old_locusTagID:BBM_III04860); translation: MCGIWVYLHKLSKPPSLSYGDIYNAFMSLSPRGPERSNFYKISKYGLYIGFHRLGIIEPIVKADQPIIYESEDKFIYSICNGEIYNFKELQKRYDISVETQSDCDIFIQIYQLIGFNALVKELIGEFALCICDIDKKTRRVKLFVSRDPAGIRPLYITGNEDEIVLTSELKGSPFLKRGYKVMQFPPRYCIEFSNECSNLFDVPFKKAFNYIDFKKIEIGLNDEEIVKVQIRETLSDAVRCRLFTDRPLACLLSGGLDSSIVASISSKYFKDNNAVLNTYSIGMPDSTDEYYAKLVANYIGSNHTHLTIKESEWLEIIPKVVFVTETYDVTTIRATVGQYLISKWISENTDIKVLLIGDGSDELCAGYMYFHEAPDPRSLHLENVRLVEDIHHYDVQRADRGISNNGLEARVPFLDHRFIKLYLSIDPLLRMPSAKGMEKWILRESFANGYLPNEVLTRHKEAFSDAVSPLNKSWHSIIQNYVDRKISDEYFVTNKHKYTHCVPLTKEALFYRELFEFYYGNSEETAKTVPYYWLPKWVDEDSEPSARVLKVYKATKL